From Besnoitia besnoiti strain Bb-Ger1 chromosome X, whole genome shotgun sequence, one genomic window encodes:
- a CDS encoding SAG-related sequence (encoded by transcript BESB_017930) — translation MAPELVVSRARVPPVRAGPSVRRVVSKSSRTSRVGQAFLAFIAVMPALAYYAPVWVRGDVGESTASTCTDVNKRALCSCAANDMNNKPLPVTLSQTKNELQLLCSDPLQYVPAGLSKSQVCPADADKLTQCLTDQGTGYIDIATVLHGNPKDMEWKTESKAGEGSPKVLTIPQTSFPYDDEFFVVGCSSHSRDTSSKCQVNVTVAARKTTKHEQTVTCAYGQASNQSHQQITITPSHNAFTLTCGDQGEVLPTLHTQTYCIIGEKTDAEAKCSGSYADVLPGYEETWWKAGNSKNSFTLTIPTDKFPKESATIMVGCGKAKTSTSERIEPESALSPSVCSVDVTIEGSGVASASSLAFTGLTAALSGTVTITALWVDSL, via the coding sequence ATGGCTCCTGAGTTGGTTGTTTCCCGCGCGAGGGTGCCCCCGGTGCGCGCCGGGCCTTCGGTGCGCCGGGTGGTCTCGAAGTCGTCTCGAACCTCTCGAGTCGGACAAGCGTTCTTGGCCTTCATCGCAGTAATGCCTGCACTGGCGTACTACGCCCCTGTTTGGGTACGAGGAGATGTAGGTGAGAGCACGGCGTCTACGTGTACGGATGTGAACAAGCGGGCCCTGTGCTCGTGCGCCGCCAACGACATGAACAACAAGCCGTTGCCAGTAACTCTCTCACAAACCAAAAACGAGCTGCAACTTCTCTGCAGTGACCCCTTGCAGTATGTACCGGCCGGCCTGTCCAAATCTCAGGTGTGTCCAGCTGATGCAGACAAACTGACCCAATGTCTGACCGATCAGGGCACCGGCTACATAGACATAGCCACAGTACTTCACGGGAACCCGAAGGATATGGAGTGGAAAACCGAGAGCAAGGCAGGTGAAGGGTCTCCTAAGGTCCTGACAATACCTCAAACCAGCTTCCCGTATGACGACGAATTCTTCGTTGTAGGATGTTCATCACATTCAAGGGACACCTCATCGAAATGCCAAGTGAACGTGACAGTCGCGGCGAGGAAAACGACAAAACACGAACAAACTGTCACATGCGCCTACGGCCAAGCCAGCAACCAATCACATCAACAGATCACAATAACGCCCTCACACAACGCCTTCACGCTCACCTGTGGCGATCAAGGAGAAGTCCTTCCCacgctgcacacgcagacCTACTGCATCATCGGCGAAAaaacagacgcagaagcgaagTGCTCGGGCAGCTACGCTGATGTCCTGCCCGGCTACGAAGAGACGTGGTGGAAGGCTGGAAACAGCAAGAACTCGTTTACACTAACAATTCCAACCGACAAGTTTCCGAAGGAGAGTGCGACGATCATGGTGGGCTGCGGGAAGGCCAAGACGTCGACGTCAGAGCGCATTGAGCCTGAGTCTGCGCTGAGTCCCAGTGTTTGCAGCGTTGACGTGACCATTGAGGGCAGCGGAGTAGCGAGTGCATCGTCGTTGGCGTTCACAGGTCTGACAGCTGCCCTCTCAGGGACAGTGACTATAACTGCTTTATGGGTTGATTCATTGTGA